The DNA sequence AGTATTTATGGACAAGGTACCAAAACTGCTTGTAATGATTGACGGAAAAGAAGGCGAAGGTCCAGCGTCTATCACCTACGTGTCCCTTGCCGGAGCTCTATGGCGGGGAACCAAGACCTTCCTTCTGGCGTTTTTCGGCGGTTTGATTGTTTTCCCCGTCCCTCTGCTCCACATTTTTGGTGTCCTTTTATTGCTCGCTTCGCCTTTCGCCGGCGTGATGGTGGTCATCAAAAGCTATGGCCTCGTGCAAGGCATGGCGGGTGAATTCAATTGTCCGCATTGCGCGGCGGCGAATGCGATGGAATACCAGGAAGGCAACGCGCCTTTTTACGGATCGTGTTCGCATTGCCGCAATCCTTATCAGGTCTTTCCCAAGGCCTGACGCGACCGGGCAGGAAATTCCTGCCGCCCCTTTGCCAGCGGGATATTCGGTAAAATAACCGTATGGCTTGGTTATTCATTCTCTTCTTCACCAGCGCAATCTTCGCTCAGAATCGGGATGATGCCCAGGTTCGAGAGCTCGAGACTTTGCGCTTGAAAACTTTTGCCTATAAGGCCGATGCTCAGGCCGAGATCGATCAACGCTTCATCGCCATCAAACCCGATGCCACTCCCAAAGCCTGGATCAAAGGTTATGCGCTGGCCTCGCCTGAAGTCAAACACGTGCCCTATGCCACAGCTCTCGCGACCGCGCAAAAACTCGGTGATCCGCATCTTTTAGCCGAAATCATTCTCAGCCAGGCGCTGCAGGCCCGCGGCGATCAAAGCATGGATCAAACGCTGGGCGAATTGAAAAAAGCCCGCGACGCCGCGAAAGCCAGCGGCGATTCCCTCCTGGTCGGCATGATCCTGGCGGAAACAGCCTACACGTACAGCATCTTTCATAATCGGCACGGCGGCATTCAGGTGATCGAGGAAGCGCTGGCCATCATGAAAGATCATCCCCTGCATCCGCATTACCTCTATGCGCAGAGCACGCTTTCCATTCTGCTTTACCAGCTGGAACGCAAGGAAGAAGCCTTGCGCATCAGCAAAGAGGTTTACCAGAAATTCTCGGCCCAGAAGAATTACTATTCCGCCGCTATCGAAGCCTGCAATATAGGTCTGGCTTATCGTCAGATCGATCCCCATTCTCGCGAAGCCATTACCTACTTTGATTCAGCCATCCAATTGGCGGGAAAATCCGGCGATCGCGATGCGCTGGCGGGCGCTTTGAATGGCAAGGCCCATGCTTACCTTGCGACGGAACCGCAGCAAGCGATCCCACTCCTGCTTGAAGTCCTCGCGATCTATCACAAGGCTGGTGACAAGGTCTTCGAAACGGAAAGCATACTGACTCTGGCCGAGGCCTATCTGAATGCGAAAGAAATTCAGAACGCCAGGAAGATGCTCGATCAGGTGGCGCCCAATCCCAAGTTCGGTTCGATTTATACCGAACGCACGCTCTATCTGAAGAGTCGGGTGAACGCTGCCGCCGGTGATTTCGAAGAGGCTTATAAATCCCAGCTGGCCTACCACGATTATTGGCAAACCCGTAAGGAAACCGAAGAGGATGCCGAGCTGAATAAGCTGGCTTCCAGTCTGAATTTAAAACTGGAAGAAGAGAAGAATCGAACGCTGCAGGTCGAACTGCGGAATCAGCGGCAGGCGCAATCCCTGCTCCTGGCCATCATCGGACTTTTCGTTGTGGTGGTGGCGGCCATGATTCGCGGTCTGTGGCAGGGTTACCAGATCAAGCGGCAGAAAAAACTTCTGCAAGAAATCATGGACTCGATTCATGAGGGTATCCTGCGTTTCGGGATCGATCGCCGCATCGCTCCTCCTTATTCACGGCATGTGGAGAAGCTTTTGGGGCATGAGTTCCTCAGCGAAGGCTCCATCCTCGATATCCTCTTTCCAACGCCTTCCGAAGCCAAAACGATGACCGCGGCCTGCCTGGATGCGATTCTGGGCGAAGATCGAACGACCTGGGAGTTCAATGCGGTCCATCTGCCGAGTGAAATTCATCTGCGCGATCGGATTGTGCAACTCTTCTGGCATCCGATTCCCAATCGTCTGCATCAGACGGAACAGCTGATGCTCGTTCTGCGGGATGTGACGGAACAGAGAAACTACGAAGTCCTTCTGCAAAACGAGCGGCATGAACGGGATGCGCACAATGCCCGCGCCTTAGAGTTGCGCCACGTGGATATCATGCAGGTGCTGCACTTTTTACAGCGTTTGCAAGGGATGCAAGAAAACTATCGGAATGCCTTGCCCGATGCGACCGCGTTCCTGCGCCAGCTCCATACGTGGAAGGGTGAGGCGCGGACCCATGGGCTTAAAATACTCGCAGAAGAAATTCATCTGCTGGAAGATCATTGGTCGCTGCCCGATGCGGCTGGGGAAGGCCGGGAGAAACTCGAAGCCTTTCTCCTCTCCATCCAGGATTACCTGGCCCTCCTGGAAGATCCTCTGCTCCTGTCCCAGGGCACACGGCGGGTCAACCTGCTCTCACTGGCCGCTGATCTTTTCCATGATGCACAGAGCCGTTTGGAACAGGCAGGGATCCATTGGGGATCGGTGCAGGCCATCGACGGTGTGCATGGCTGGACGAGTGAACTGGCTGAAATCGTGCGCAGCATCCTCCTGCATGCGATCAGTAACAGCATTGATCATGGATTCGTGCGGGCGCCCGCGGAATTCCGTGAGGGCGTGCGGGCGTTCTTCGCCGTTGAAGTCAGCATAAATGACGGATATTTGGTGATCGATCTGTCGGACAATGGCCAGGGGATCCGCTGGGAACACATTCGAAATCTGGCGCGAGCTCGAGGCATAGCGGCTGAAACCAAGGCCGAGCTGATTGACGCGCTTTTTCTCGATGGCTTTTCTACGGCTGACCGTATGAGTCTGAGCAGCGGCCGCGGGATAGGACTCTCAGCAATTAAAAGCATTTGCGATGAGCGGGGCGGGAAGGTGGAACTTACCGATCGACCTTCCCAGCCTGGAGCGCATCTCGCCGTGCGGCTGCCTTATAATTCCGCCTGACCAATTCGCATAAAGCAGCTATACTAAGGGAAAATCTCACAATAGGCGGAATAACCTTGCAATTAAGGTCGATTGTATTCGCTTTGTTGCCTTTTTGTTTTTGCGCAGCTTGGAGTGCTCCGGCGGAAACCAATTCGGGGATCACCTCGATCGCCTTGCCGGGGATCGCGGAGAAACCCACACTGGGTGCTCTCGTGGGCTTGACGCATCGCTTTGAAAATCCGATTTTCATCGATAAGATCACTGCGAACATCATGTATTACCCGGGGATCAAACTCATGGATCCCAGCCGGGTAGACGTTGAAAATGATGATCCGGTCCTGAAGCGAGGGAACAGTCTGGATTTCGATGAGAAACATGCCAACCTTCTCATCATTTCGCCAAGGGCGAGCAGCTGCTATTTCCGGGAAACGATCTGCTTCAATCTATCGCCGCTTTCAGCGCCGATATTCACCGCCAATCAGCAGTTCAAGATGTATGTGGCGCCCTTTGCCGGCATCCAAATTCAACAGAGGATATTGGGAGCGCAGTGGTTTGTCGCGTATGACACCAACCTTTTTGAAGATCAGAGTGCCTGGACGCTGGGCGCTTCATTTTAAAGGGAGAGTGATCGAGAGCTGGGTGCCGCCGCTGCTTCGATTCCGAATTTCGGGCGTCGCCTGCAAAGCGCGGCAGATGCTTTGAATCGCACTTAAACCCACGCCGCGGCCGCTGGTTTCGGAAACGGAGCTGGCGGTGGATAGGCCGTCGCAGAAGAGTATGTCAGTCAGCGGTCGTCCGGGTTCCGGCACAAATCCTCGCGCTTGCGCTTGCGTCGCGACGAAATTCATATCGATCCCTTGACCGTTATCCGCAATCACAAGCTGAATCGCTTGCTCCTGATAGATCGCTTCGATTTCGATGAGGGCAGGTTCCGACGACCCCTGCGCTCGCAGAAAGCCGTGATCGACAGCGTTGGCGACGCTGTGCAGGATGATCTCGTGAATCTGCTGCAGGGTCGCCTCATCCCAATGCCGAATCTGATCGAGGACCCGCACACCCTGAAAGCGACGTTGTCCCGCCTGCAGGCGACGGCTGGCTTCTTCCGCATAAAGACTCGCATAAGCATAGAGATCGCGCGCACACGAATCTTCGGTGCGCGA is a window from the Oligoflexus sp. genome containing:
- a CDS encoding ATP-binding protein — encoded protein: MAWLFILFFTSAIFAQNRDDAQVRELETLRLKTFAYKADAQAEIDQRFIAIKPDATPKAWIKGYALASPEVKHVPYATALATAQKLGDPHLLAEIILSQALQARGDQSMDQTLGELKKARDAAKASGDSLLVGMILAETAYTYSIFHNRHGGIQVIEEALAIMKDHPLHPHYLYAQSTLSILLYQLERKEEALRISKEVYQKFSAQKNYYSAAIEACNIGLAYRQIDPHSREAITYFDSAIQLAGKSGDRDALAGALNGKAHAYLATEPQQAIPLLLEVLAIYHKAGDKVFETESILTLAEAYLNAKEIQNARKMLDQVAPNPKFGSIYTERTLYLKSRVNAAAGDFEEAYKSQLAYHDYWQTRKETEEDAELNKLASSLNLKLEEEKNRTLQVELRNQRQAQSLLLAIIGLFVVVVAAMIRGLWQGYQIKRQKKLLQEIMDSIHEGILRFGIDRRIAPPYSRHVEKLLGHEFLSEGSILDILFPTPSEAKTMTAACLDAILGEDRTTWEFNAVHLPSEIHLRDRIVQLFWHPIPNRLHQTEQLMLVLRDVTEQRNYEVLLQNERHERDAHNARALELRHVDIMQVLHFLQRLQGMQENYRNALPDATAFLRQLHTWKGEARTHGLKILAEEIHLLEDHWSLPDAAGEGREKLEAFLLSIQDYLALLEDPLLLSQGTRRVNLLSLAADLFHDAQSRLEQAGIHWGSVQAIDGVHGWTSELAEIVRSILLHAISNSIDHGFVRAPAEFREGVRAFFAVEVSINDGYLVIDLSDNGQGIRWEHIRNLARARGIAAETKAELIDALFLDGFSTADRMSLSSGRGIGLSAIKSICDERGGKVELTDRPSQPGAHLAVRLPYNSA
- a CDS encoding ATP-binding protein, with the translated sequence MRDESQLRAIQRFAKQQAQRVELLQEKLQEILAGKPSLMRQLLKQIAEEWKALQDGPETATLRRLHTFKGAARTLGLKELAGQIHEMESRVAEATEAHWNQLGTVLADYDHLLNSLMASRTEDSCARDLYAYASLYAEEASRRLQAGQRRFQGVRVLDQIRHWDEATLQQIHEIILHSVANAVDHGFLRAQGSSEPALIEIEAIYQEQAIQLVIADNGQGIDMNFVATQAQARGFVPEPGRPLTDILFCDGLSTASSVSETSGRGVGLSAIQSICRALQATPEIRNRSSGGTQLSITLPLK